The Natronogracilivirga saccharolytica genome includes a window with the following:
- a CDS encoding type II toxin-antitoxin system HicB family antitoxin: protein MLRYKGYHGNVAFDEEAGLFHGEVVDLRDVITFQGKSVDELQQAFHDSVDDYLDFCQQRGEDPDKPFTGRLMLRLPTEVHRSVYVRAKREGKSLNEYITEKLSQTN from the coding sequence ATGTTAAGGTATAAAGGATATCACGGAAACGTAGCGTTTGACGAAGAAGCTGGTCTTTTTCATGGAGAAGTCGTGGATTTACGCGATGTGATTACGTTTCAAGGGAAAAGTGTTGACGAACTGCAACAGGCTTTTCACGATTCTGTTGATGACTATCTGGATTTCTGCCAGCAGCGGGGTGAGGATCCGGACAAACCGTTTACGGGGCGCCTGATGCTTCGTCTTCCAACTGAGGTTCATCGCAGTGTCTATGTTCGGGCAAAAAGGGAGGGGAAAAGCCTGAACGAGTACATAACTGAAAAACTATCCCAGACTAATTAA
- a CDS encoding DNA alkylation repair protein, which translates to MLKSLQLALREHASESDTRQLSCYFKTGPGEYGEGDRFIGVRVPVVRKIARKYQKSASLSDVQELLTSPVHEERLLALIILIHKYNGAPEHIRESIYAMYLNHTRYINNWDLVDTSAEHIVGAHLYNRPRQPLYELAASDSLWDRRIAIMATFHFIKKNEFGDTLKIAEMLVADTEVLIHKAVGWMLRETGKRDRPAEEEFLKKHRLRMPRTMLRYAIEKFPEDLRQWYLHGS; encoded by the coding sequence ATGCTGAAGTCACTTCAATTGGCCTTGCGGGAACATGCCAGTGAATCCGATACCCGGCAGCTCAGCTGCTATTTCAAAACCGGTCCCGGAGAATATGGCGAGGGGGACCGGTTCATCGGGGTGCGCGTACCGGTTGTCCGGAAGATTGCCCGGAAGTATCAAAAATCCGCTTCCCTTTCCGATGTACAGGAGCTGCTCACCTCTCCTGTCCACGAGGAGCGGCTGCTGGCACTGATCATCCTCATTCACAAGTACAACGGCGCGCCGGAGCACATCCGGGAATCGATTTATGCGATGTACCTGAACCACACCCGATACATCAACAACTGGGATCTGGTAGACACCTCGGCCGAACACATAGTGGGCGCACATCTTTACAACCGGCCGCGGCAGCCGCTGTATGAACTGGCAGCATCGGACAGCCTGTGGGATCGCCGCATTGCCATAATGGCCACGTTCCATTTCATAAAGAAAAACGAATTCGGAGATACGCTGAAGATCGCTGAAATGCTCGTTGCCGATACCGAAGTTCTGATCCATAAAGCCGTGGGATGGATGCTGCGGGAAACGGGCAAGCGGGACCGGCCTGCAGAGGAGGAGTTCCTGAAAAAGCACCGCCTCCGCATGCCGCGAACCATGCTGCGATATGCAATCGAAAAATTCCCGGAGGATCTCCGGCAATGGTATCTGCACGGCAGCTGA
- a CDS encoding T9SS type A sorting domain-containing protein — translation MKKQLFGITIFLLLPVFAAAQNDEWQFESRVPSDGSIYNTHGLVFDGEDKLWNAGYYPATDEDGNPARVLQCLEVDMETPCAFSPVYKIEHGDSTFRFGKMTGAARDQNGDILVSMNGFIYNSGTEESPDYTFNTSRSFIVRVDHQTGEGMDVRDITVPRFGDNSHTYQLAVDGNGYVYYSAVFPGKPIRVLDPELNEIGKVTDSRDGFARAIAVNHDGTRVYQPTDNVYIEIYESKDGPHGSYELVDTTSIDGMDSGAITIHPKTGVIYATASGSGSSALTDITRWDAMGIYGFDPDAGYDVVDELKWHFEDDEFVHPYRGLAINSDGSALVAGSFSGFGLQRFVRGEPDVPAPPPPSGPPPVTDSNWNFKKSIGSDKPFNRSHGVAFDAAGNVWSGLYFHFFEDGENINPVYCLTPEGEFCDGIGPVYSVETGDSTFRFGAITGVERDHNGDILISVHGYRENDSTIRWNRSRAFLVRLAHRTGEAIGVAEVTRMREDDIAHATHHAVDDAGYIYYSTVWPGEPIRVLDKNFNPVAIVRDNRPGFARDIAVSPEGDRVYQPSRYESKIAENGDTVTVTGRLAVYEGSVSDGFEPLDTLSFIGMDPGAVAVDPQTGVIYAAASGTANDPRGDPDMWETRTIYGIKVHGQADYEIVDQVAWKSQSSGDLYHLVYRGLDISPDGMNLAIGNFGGPDHAVQLFRHRDAPEPVADPELAIRAEYPVIYKDSLFAITIVIGSDAAPVRDLHGIGFQVHQSEPNLEIEDVIWGDFFPGDEEDLILFKKISDDSLSVDLSLTRKANDGISGHGELATVIYRATREFKGILTISLEEVLALDSGGDKLVLSNEPLSVAYSSLLVWPGDTNNDGIVDMHDILPVGQYYDMSGPARDGFDVSWEARPAASWENVEATYADAIGDGSINQNDILPVGLNFGKTRPGKTGKNVLARDEPDSDGQTPYVDVGEMVPGEVLRVEIRADADVMPESGILGISGLMRAYSGVLPEPVIKPVSGFGESDELLMFMHELEDHAGVAMAVSRTSKHGTTSQAGIAEIDLAATEHTAPFRLYFEDFKASSLDSVFAADFLEISASVITSSEPDQVVTEYALEQNYPNPFNPATQIRFALPERGHVNLMVYDLLGRRVATLVNENLSPGWHEVTFDAARLSSGVYIYRIEADNYVETRQMMFVK, via the coding sequence ATGAAAAAGCAATTATTCGGAATTACGATTTTTCTGCTGCTGCCGGTATTCGCAGCCGCACAGAATGACGAATGGCAGTTTGAAAGCCGGGTGCCATCCGACGGCAGTATTTACAATACCCACGGACTGGTCTTTGACGGTGAGGATAAACTCTGGAATGCCGGTTATTATCCTGCCACCGACGAGGACGGCAATCCGGCCCGTGTCCTGCAATGCCTGGAGGTGGATATGGAGACCCCCTGTGCATTTTCGCCGGTCTACAAAATTGAGCACGGGGACTCTACCTTCCGTTTCGGAAAGATGACCGGCGCGGCCAGGGATCAAAACGGTGACATACTGGTGTCCATGAACGGGTTCATCTACAATTCCGGCACCGAAGAAAGTCCCGATTATACATTTAATACCTCCCGTTCTTTCATTGTCCGGGTAGACCATCAGACCGGCGAGGGGATGGATGTCAGGGACATAACGGTTCCGCGCTTCGGCGATAACTCCCACACGTACCAACTGGCGGTTGACGGGAATGGGTACGTCTACTATTCCGCAGTGTTCCCGGGAAAACCCATCCGGGTGCTGGATCCCGAACTGAACGAAATCGGCAAGGTGACGGATTCCCGGGATGGATTTGCCCGCGCCATCGCAGTCAATCACGACGGGACCAGGGTCTATCAGCCCACCGATAACGTGTATATTGAGATCTATGAAAGCAAGGACGGTCCGCATGGCTCGTATGAACTTGTTGATACCACCTCCATCGACGGTATGGATTCGGGCGCGATCACCATTCATCCGAAAACCGGTGTGATATATGCAACGGCATCGGGTAGCGGCTCGTCTGCGTTAACGGACATCACCCGATGGGATGCCATGGGGATCTACGGATTTGATCCGGATGCCGGTTACGATGTAGTGGATGAGCTCAAATGGCACTTCGAAGATGATGAATTTGTGCATCCGTATCGCGGCCTGGCAATCAACTCGGATGGTTCGGCCCTGGTTGCCGGATCCTTTTCCGGATTTGGGCTGCAGCGGTTTGTCCGCGGGGAGCCCGACGTGCCGGCGCCCCCGCCTCCGTCCGGACCACCACCGGTAACAGATTCAAACTGGAACTTTAAGAAGAGCATCGGCTCCGACAAGCCTTTTAACCGTTCACATGGCGTTGCCTTTGATGCGGCAGGCAATGTTTGGTCCGGACTGTACTTCCACTTTTTTGAGGATGGAGAGAACATCAACCCGGTATATTGCCTTACGCCCGAAGGTGAATTTTGTGACGGTATTGGTCCCGTATACAGTGTTGAAACCGGTGACTCCACATTCCGGTTTGGAGCAATAACAGGGGTGGAAAGGGATCACAACGGAGATATTCTTATCAGTGTCCACGGCTACCGCGAAAACGACAGCACCATCCGATGGAACAGATCCCGCGCCTTTCTGGTCCGCCTGGCTCACAGGACCGGCGAAGCAATCGGGGTTGCCGAAGTTACGCGCATGAGGGAGGATGACATAGCACACGCCACGCACCATGCGGTGGATGATGCCGGATACATATACTATTCGACGGTCTGGCCCGGCGAGCCGATTCGCGTGCTGGACAAGAATTTCAATCCGGTCGCGATAGTGAGGGACAACCGGCCGGGATTTGCGCGGGACATAGCGGTGAGCCCGGAAGGCGATCGTGTCTATCAGCCATCCCGGTATGAAAGCAAAATTGCGGAAAACGGCGATACCGTTACTGTAACCGGGCGTCTTGCGGTTTACGAAGGAAGTGTATCCGACGGATTCGAGCCTCTGGATACCCTGTCATTCATCGGTATGGATCCGGGTGCGGTTGCCGTGGATCCGCAAACCGGTGTCATATATGCCGCGGCGTCGGGTACCGCCAATGACCCGAGGGGAGATCCGGACATGTGGGAGACCAGGACCATTTACGGTATAAAGGTTCACGGCCAGGCCGACTATGAGATTGTCGATCAGGTGGCCTGGAAGAGTCAGTCATCCGGGGATCTGTATCACCTTGTCTACCGCGGACTGGATATTTCTCCGGACGGGATGAATCTGGCGATCGGCAATTTTGGCGGTCCGGACCATGCTGTGCAGCTGTTTCGGCATCGCGATGCGCCGGAACCTGTTGCCGACCCCGAACTTGCGATCCGGGCCGAATATCCGGTCATCTACAAGGACAGTCTGTTTGCCATCACTATTGTTATTGGCTCGGATGCCGCGCCGGTCCGGGATCTGCATGGTATCGGATTCCAGGTGCATCAATCCGAACCCAACCTTGAGATTGAGGATGTGATCTGGGGCGATTTTTTCCCGGGTGACGAAGAGGATCTGATTCTGTTCAAGAAGATTTCCGATGACAGCCTTTCGGTTGATTTGTCGCTTACGCGCAAAGCCAATGACGGCATCAGCGGGCATGGCGAGCTGGCCACGGTGATATATCGTGCCACCCGTGAATTCAAAGGGATCCTCACCATCAGCCTGGAAGAGGTCCTGGCACTGGATTCCGGAGGGGATAAGCTGGTCCTTTCAAACGAGCCGCTTTCGGTTGCATACTCATCACTGCTGGTCTGGCCCGGTGACACCAACAACGACGGGATTGTGGATATGCACGACATCCTGCCGGTTGGTCAGTATTATGATATGAGCGGTCCGGCGCGGGATGGATTTGATGTGAGCTGGGAGGCCAGGCCGGCGGCTTCCTGGGAAAATGTGGAGGCCACTTATGCCGATGCCATCGGCGACGGCAGTATCAACCAGAATGATATTCTGCCCGTTGGCCTGAACTTCGGAAAAACCCGTCCGGGCAAAACCGGCAAGAACGTGCTGGCCCGGGATGAGCCCGATTCCGACGGGCAAACACCTTATGTGGATGTCGGAGAAATGGTGCCCGGCGAAGTTTTGCGGGTGGAGATCAGGGCTGATGCCGATGTGATGCCGGAGTCCGGAATACTGGGGATTTCGGGTCTGATGCGGGCTTATTCCGGTGTCTTGCCGGAACCGGTCATCAAGCCCGTTTCCGGATTTGGTGAGAGCGATGAGCTGCTCATGTTCATGCATGAACTTGAAGATCACGCCGGCGTGGCCATGGCCGTATCACGAACCAGCAAGCACGGGACCACCAGTCAGGCTGGCATTGCCGAGATAGATCTGGCTGCCACCGAACATACGGCGCCGTTCCGTCTGTACTTCGAGGACTTCAAAGCCAGCTCACTTGACAGCGTTTTTGCGGCTGATTTTCTGGAAATCAGCGCATCGGTAATTACATCCTCTGAGCCGGATCAGGTTGTCACCGAATACGCTCTGGAGCAAAACTATCCGAATCCGTTCAATCCGGCTACGCAGATCCGATTTGCCCTGCCGGAGCGGGGACATGTGAACCTGATGGTTTACGACCTGCTTGGCCGGAGGGTTGCTACCCTGGTTAACGAAAACCTGTCACCCGGCTGGCACGAGGTGACCTTCGATGCCGCCCGGCTGTCCAGCGGAGTGTACATTTATCGTATTGAGGCTGATAATTATGTGGAGACCCGGCAGATGATGTTCGTGAAGTAG